The Sorangiineae bacterium MSr11367 genome window below encodes:
- a CDS encoding ATP-binding cassette domain-containing protein, translating to MKARLEASALRVVRGGKVILRDVDIVAGEGEVLGILGPSGAGKSTLFRALVGESPPDAGTVRLGGEDVTHWPLWKRARQGIGYIPQSPSVLWDLTVRQNLITFHRVVHQSDGKPEERAAQVGLAERLDVRAGELSAGERRRLEFARAITREPHVLVCDEPFSGIDPVGAARLGELLRDLAGRGTAVLLADHHVEEALRVCSRAILLLDGAVAVTAVPGEFEKHPLVRGRYLGTLHPLS from the coding sequence TTGAAGGCGCGGCTCGAGGCAAGCGCCCTGCGGGTCGTGCGCGGGGGCAAGGTCATCCTTCGCGATGTGGACATCGTCGCGGGTGAAGGCGAAGTGCTCGGCATCCTCGGACCGTCCGGCGCGGGAAAATCGACGCTCTTTCGTGCCCTGGTCGGCGAAAGTCCGCCCGACGCGGGCACGGTGCGCTTGGGCGGCGAAGACGTCACGCACTGGCCGCTCTGGAAGCGCGCGCGCCAGGGCATCGGCTACATCCCGCAATCACCCAGCGTGCTCTGGGACCTCACCGTGCGGCAGAACTTGATCACCTTCCACCGCGTGGTGCACCAGAGCGACGGCAAGCCCGAAGAACGCGCCGCCCAAGTCGGCCTGGCCGAGCGGCTCGACGTGCGCGCCGGCGAGCTTTCCGCCGGGGAGCGGCGACGCCTCGAGTTCGCGCGCGCCATCACCCGCGAGCCGCACGTGCTCGTGTGCGACGAGCCCTTCAGCGGCATCGATCCAGTGGGCGCGGCCCGCCTGGGCGAGCTCCTGCGCGATCTGGCCGGGCGCGGCACGGCGGTGCTTCTCGCCGATCACCACGTGGAGGAGGCCCTGCGCGTCTGCTCACGCGCCATCTTACTGCTCGATGGCGCGGTCGCGGTCACCGCCGTCCCAGGTGAATTCGAGAAGCACCCGCTCGTCCGAGGCCGCTACCTCGGCACCTTGCATCCGCTGTCGTGA
- a CDS encoding dynamin family protein, whose protein sequence is MRLIEVISRWMGRVEVVLAGAEDELRAGEQALAAGDPMIARALAHSVLKRLPGSLLGLALLADACEAAGLDAELALTLEELASLAGSNADVWVRLARARQKTLAPVEEVRDTLVRGLAVASPGSEARREALLELADLDLAQGDGARAELWLERLADRRSPEVALRRAEARLAQNDVTGARAAIEEAPSDPTHGRAELIRGRVLAVAGDKAAFVSLIRAYVLEVPGAGELLSSTLAWGPSDDEIRARVRLVVEHREEAKLARWRAAFARADGRRDEARAALRDALEGGDLTAAPPLLDAALEDGDPAALAVALAAVPGGEHDPTVIDARKLPDPTKLGNSEELAPLLDRMATVTSERARPWAEAVRKQIALLWIPPSGEPAAWGPLLERLDAHAQTLHDLEATARISELSAERTRPVRVAIVGEFNAGKSTFINALMGADVAPTGVLPTTATLHHLRYAPDPIARILSEAGPERIVPVGQLRATLKGISPDAIRRVEIQLPLPSLTRVEIIDTPGFNAPDVRHGEAARAAFDEADAVVWLFDAGQALKQSERLVLDEAKAARIPVQILVNKADRLSPADLGKVMDRVAQELGDLGVASWTTPLALSARLALAGRLGDEKALAASGWTAVQTLLDEQLVGRSTELKERALRRRAARIVAHLRQRAVTLADQERTAHDSAVQHAKSMARLSALLDRDAEEIAKALSTSLEPALQAWQGDLSVVVTGREREAVASDPVLMRYRVERGLARAVPPLCDALSALAREKSRERASLALGHATLVEIRPADMVPLARALVRQLAFAGSTSSQALARAAVSTLIEYAFARATPQLPATTATWLERELYSFAEALL, encoded by the coding sequence GTGCGGCTGATCGAGGTCATTAGCCGATGGATGGGCCGGGTCGAGGTCGTCCTCGCGGGCGCCGAAGACGAGTTGCGCGCGGGTGAGCAGGCGCTGGCCGCGGGCGATCCCATGATTGCGCGCGCGCTCGCGCACTCGGTGCTCAAGCGCCTTCCGGGCTCGCTCCTCGGGCTGGCGCTTTTGGCCGATGCCTGCGAGGCCGCGGGGCTCGACGCGGAGCTGGCGCTCACGTTGGAGGAGCTCGCCAGCCTCGCCGGCTCGAATGCGGACGTTTGGGTGCGCCTCGCGCGGGCGCGCCAAAAGACGCTCGCCCCGGTCGAGGAGGTGCGCGACACCTTGGTGCGCGGCCTCGCCGTGGCCAGCCCGGGAAGCGAGGCGCGGCGCGAGGCGCTTTTGGAGCTGGCCGATCTGGACCTGGCCCAAGGCGATGGCGCACGCGCAGAACTCTGGCTCGAGCGACTCGCCGATCGGCGCTCGCCCGAAGTGGCGCTTCGACGCGCCGAAGCGCGCCTCGCCCAGAACGACGTGACCGGCGCACGCGCGGCCATCGAGGAGGCGCCGAGCGATCCCACGCACGGGCGCGCCGAATTGATCCGCGGCCGCGTCCTCGCCGTCGCGGGCGACAAAGCCGCGTTCGTGTCGCTCATCCGCGCGTACGTGCTCGAGGTCCCCGGCGCGGGCGAGCTTCTCTCGTCCACCTTGGCATGGGGCCCCAGCGACGACGAAATTCGCGCACGCGTGCGCCTCGTCGTCGAGCACCGCGAGGAGGCGAAGCTGGCCCGCTGGCGTGCCGCCTTCGCCCGTGCCGATGGCCGGCGGGACGAAGCGCGCGCCGCCCTTCGCGATGCGCTCGAGGGCGGCGATCTCACGGCCGCGCCTCCGCTTCTCGATGCCGCGCTGGAGGACGGCGATCCTGCGGCCCTCGCGGTCGCATTGGCCGCGGTGCCCGGCGGCGAGCACGATCCCACGGTGATCGATGCGCGAAAGCTGCCCGATCCCACCAAGCTGGGAAACTCCGAGGAGCTCGCGCCCTTGCTCGATCGCATGGCCACCGTCACCTCGGAGCGTGCGCGCCCCTGGGCCGAGGCCGTGCGCAAGCAGATTGCGCTCTTGTGGATCCCGCCGTCGGGCGAACCCGCCGCGTGGGGCCCGTTGCTCGAGCGGCTCGATGCGCACGCGCAGACCTTGCACGATCTGGAGGCGACCGCGCGCATCTCCGAGCTGTCCGCCGAGCGCACGCGCCCGGTGCGCGTGGCCATCGTGGGCGAATTCAACGCCGGAAAGAGCACGTTCATCAACGCGCTGATGGGCGCCGACGTCGCCCCCACCGGCGTGCTTCCCACGACGGCCACCCTGCACCACCTGCGGTATGCGCCCGATCCGATTGCGCGGATCCTCTCCGAGGCCGGGCCCGAGCGCATCGTGCCCGTGGGCCAGCTGCGTGCGACGTTGAAGGGTATCTCGCCGGACGCGATCCGCCGGGTGGAGATCCAGCTTCCCCTGCCCTCGCTCACCCGCGTCGAGATCATCGACACGCCGGGCTTCAATGCGCCCGACGTGCGCCACGGCGAGGCCGCGCGCGCGGCGTTCGACGAGGCCGACGCCGTCGTGTGGCTCTTCGACGCCGGACAAGCGTTGAAACAGAGCGAGCGGCTCGTTCTGGACGAGGCCAAGGCCGCGCGCATTCCGGTGCAGATCCTGGTGAACAAGGCCGATCGACTTTCGCCCGCCGATCTGGGCAAGGTCATGGACCGCGTCGCGCAGGAGCTCGGGGACCTGGGTGTCGCCTCGTGGACGACGCCGCTCGCGCTCTCCGCGCGCCTGGCCCTCGCGGGGCGTTTGGGCGACGAGAAAGCCCTGGCGGCCTCCGGGTGGACGGCGGTGCAGACGCTTCTCGACGAGCAGCTCGTCGGCCGCAGCACCGAGCTCAAAGAACGCGCCCTGCGCCGTCGCGCGGCACGCATCGTGGCGCATCTGCGCCAGCGGGCGGTCACCCTCGCGGATCAAGAGCGCACCGCGCACGACAGCGCCGTGCAGCACGCGAAGAGCATGGCGCGCCTCTCGGCGCTGCTCGATCGCGATGCGGAGGAAATCGCGAAGGCGCTGAGTACCTCGCTGGAACCGGCGCTGCAAGCCTGGCAGGGCGATCTCTCCGTGGTCGTCACCGGCCGCGAGCGCGAAGCCGTGGCCAGCGATCCGGTGTTGATGCGCTACCGCGTGGAGCGCGGGCTCGCGCGGGCGGTACCGCCGCTCTGCGATGCCCTCTCGGCCTTGGCGCGGGAAAAGAGCCGGGAGCGCGCTAGCCTGGCCTTGGGCCATGCGACGCTCGTCGAGATCCGCCCGGCCGACATGGTGCCGCTCGCGCGGGCACTGGTGCGGCAGCTTGCCTTCGCCGGGTCCACGAGCAGCCAGGCGCTCGCGCGGGCCGCCGTGAGCACCCTCATCGAGTACGCCTTCGCGCGGGCCACCCCGCAGCTGCCCGCGACCACGGCCACCTGGCTCGAACGGGAACTTTACAGCTTTGCCGAGGCTCTTCTGTGA